The genomic segment GCGGTGCGTGATCGTCGCACCGACCTGGCTCTTGATGTCGTCGCCGATGATCGGCACGCCGGCGTCGGTGAACTTCTTGGCCCACACCGGGTCGGAGGCGATGAACACCGGCAACGCGTTGACGAACGCCACGCCGGCGTCGATCGCGCACTGTGCGTAGAACTTGTCGGCCTCCTCGGAGCCCACCGGCAGGTAGGACACCATGACGTCGACCTTGGCCTCCTTGAGCACCTGGACCACGTCGACGGCCTCGGCGTCGGACACCTCGATGGTGTCGGCGTAGTACTTGCCGATGCCGTCGAGCGTCGGGCCGCGCTGCACCGTCACATTGGTCGGCGGCACGTCGGCGATCTTGATCGTGTTGTTCTCCGACGCGAAGATCGCCTCCGACAGATCGAAGCCGACCTTCTTGGCGTCCACGTCGAACGCGGCCACGAACTTCACGTCGCGGACGTGGTAGCGGCCGAACGTCACGTGCATCAGGCCGGGCACGGTGCTGTTCGGGTCGGCGTCGTAGTAGTACTGGACGCCCTGGACCAGCGACGAGGCGCAGTTACCGACGCCGACAATGGCGACGCGAACCTCCGTCTGCGCTCCCGGCGCCCTGACGGGCTGGTGCTCACTCATAGGGCGTTCTCCTTACCTTCAATTACCTATGTCTCGAATGCCGTGGGTGGTTATGCCTGCTCGGTGAGCCCGGGTGCCGCGCGCTCGGCGGCGATGAGCTCGTTGAGCCACTTGACCTCGCGCTCGCTGGACTCGAGCCCGAGTTGGTGGAGCTGACGGGTGTAGCGGTCGAGCGAGTTGCTGGCCCGCGCAATGGCTTCACGCAGACCCTCGCGGCGTTCCTCGACCTGACGACGGCGACCTTCGAGGATCCGCATCCGGGCCTCCGCCGGAGTGCGGTTGAAGAAGGCCAGGTGTACCCCGAAGCCGTCGTCGGTGTAGTTGTGCGGACCGGTGTCGGCCACCAACTCACCGAAACGCTGACGACCCTTCTCGGTCAGCTCGTAGACCCGACGGGCCCGTCGGACCGGAGTACCGGCCGGCGCCGCGTTCTCGGCGATCAGCCCATCCGCCTGCATGCGCCGCAGCGCCGGATAGAGCGAACCGTACGAAAACGCACGGAACGCGCCGAGTAGGCCGGTCAGCCGCTTGCGCAGCTCATAGCCATGCA from the Mycobacterium lentiflavum genome contains:
- a CDS encoding inositol-3-phosphate synthase, producing the protein MSEHQPVRAPGAQTEVRVAIVGVGNCASSLVQGVQYYYDADPNSTVPGLMHVTFGRYHVRDVKFVAAFDVDAKKVGFDLSEAIFASENNTIKIADVPPTNVTVQRGPTLDGIGKYYADTIEVSDAEAVDVVQVLKEAKVDVMVSYLPVGSEEADKFYAQCAIDAGVAFVNALPVFIASDPVWAKKFTDAGVPIIGDDIKSQVGATITHRVMAKLFEDRGVQLDRTMQLNVGGNMDFLNMLERERLESKKISKTQAVTSNLQREFKTKDVHIGPSDHVGWLDDRKWAYVRLEGRAFGDVPLNLEYKLEVWDSPNSAGVIIDAVRAAKIAKDRGIGGPVVPASAYLMKSPPKQLPDDVARTQLEEFIIEG
- a CDS encoding PadR family transcriptional regulator — encoded protein: MLELAILGLLIESPMHGYELRKRLTGLLGAFRAFSYGSLYPALRRMQADGLIAENAAPAGTPVRRARRVYELTEKGRQRFGELVADTGPHNYTDDGFGVHLAFFNRTPAEARMRILEGRRRQVEERREGLREAIARASNSLDRYTRQLHQLGLESSEREVKWLNELIAAERAAPGLTEQA